The Corynebacterium halotolerans YIM 70093 = DSM 44683 region GTGCGGGCCGGCTATCGCCGCATCTGCCGGATGCTGGCCCATCCCGCCGGTGCGCCGAAACCCACCCGCCCCGGCCCCGGACGCCCACGAGGACGCACAAACCGCGAAAAAGCACCCATCCCACCCGTCGGGAAGGACCCCAAAGGTTAAACGACAAGCTGAGGGTGGGCGAGGAAGGGCGGGGGCTCGTCAGTAGAAGTGGACGGCCGCACCCTCGCCGCCGCTGCAGGTGACCAGCCGCTCGCCACGGGGGACGCACGTCAGCACGTAGTCCTGGCCGGTGACCGGGCTGTTGACCGTCACCTGCTCCCGGAGGTGATTCCGGATATTGTCCTCGGTGGCGTTCAGCCCCTCGACGAGCGCCTGGTGCGCCTCGGAGACGAACTCGCAGCTGGTGTTGGCGTTGCCCGCCCAGATGTTGGTGCCCCAGCCGTCACCGTGGATACACACGGTGGCCGACTCCCCGGCGATGGTGACTTCCGAACCGACCGGGCCGTATGGCAGGTCATCGGCGGGCACATCGTCGGTCGGGGCCGCGGATGCGTCCTCGGTGACCGTGGCCTCTGCCGCCGGGGCCGCCGGATCCCCGTTCGTTGCCGCGGTCTCCGTGGCGGTGACGGTCTCAGGGGCGACCGCACCGTCATCCCCTCCGGTGCAGCCGGCCAGGGTGAGAGTTCCAGCGGCGGCCAGCGTGGTCAGCAGTCGCGGTGTGGTGGTTCTCAACTTCATCGCCCTCCTTGCAGGGGGTGGATGTCGGTGCTCCTGCCCGAGACTAGCGCACTGGCCGCGGAAAGTTTGCCTGCGTTACCGGACCGTGAGGGAGGCGAAACCCCGGTGATTTCTGCTCAGTGCAGTTCGGCCACGAAGATCGCGGTTCCGGGAAAAATCCGGCCGCGCAGTGGGGACCACTGGCCCCAGGTCTGGGTCAGGTTTTTGGGCCATTCCGGCTCCACGATGTCGCGGACGGCGAAACCGGCGTCGACGAGGGCGCGCACCCAGTCACCGACCGTGCGGTGGAACTCGGCGTAGGTGACCGTGCCATCGTCGTTCGTCTCCACGTACTCGCGCTCAAAGTAGGGGATCGCCGCAATCAGCCCCTCCGGGCCCGGATCGTCCGGGAAGATCCACCGCATGGGGTGGTTGACGGAGAACACCAGCCGCCCGCCCGGCCGCAGCACCCGCGCGACGTCGGCGAGCACCGGGCCGACCTCCGGGACGAAGGGCAGTGCCCCGAAGACCGAGAAGACCACGTCGAAGGAGTCTTCCCCGTAGGGCAGGGCCTGGGCGTCGGCCTGGACGAGGGCGACCTCGGACTCACCGGCGTGGCGCAGCATCTCCCGGGAGATGTCGAAGGCGGTGACGAAGCCGACACCGTCGGCGGCCAGCCACCGCGCGCAGGGGGCCGAACCGGCACCGAGCTCGAGAACCGAGGCCTCCGACACATCGCCGAGCAGGCGGGCGTCGGCCTCGGCGAGCATCTCCGGGCACCAGTGGAATCCGTCAAGGTAGGTGGCGTGTTCGGCGTGGTAGCGCCCGGCGTCGCCGTCCCACCAGGAACGGTTGGCCTGGGCCGCCTGCGTGGCTGATGTTTCCGGTGTGGTCATGGGCAGGATTCTATCCCCGGAAGTATTTGCCCCGGCTGGGTGAACGATCTACACTGGCAGGCGCGTGTCTGTGCGCTGAGACGGGCCCGACTACAATAGGAGGGTTGGGGCGTTTTCGGGGTGAGATCGCGGAATCACCTCTATAGTGGTTTCCCGAGAGACACGTTCCTGTCCACTTCCGATCTCCTATACCATCCGGAGCAACTGAACACATGCCCAATTCCACCACCCCTCAGGTAGCCGTCAACGATATCGGTTCCGCTGAGGAATTCCTCGCCGCAGTCGACGCCACGATCAAGTACTTCAATGACGGCGACATCGTCGAAGGTACCGTCGTCAAGGTCGACCGTGACGAGGTGCTGCTTGACATCGGATACAAGACCGAGGGCGTCATCCCGTCCCGCGAGCTGTCCATCAAGCACGATGTCGACCCCGATGAGGTCGTCGAGGTCGGCGACGAGATCGACGCCCTCGTCCTCACCAAGGAGGACAAGGAAGGCCGTCTGATCCTGTCCAAGAAGCGCGCCCAGTACGAGCGCGCCTGGGGCAACATCGAGCAGCTGCAGGCCAACGACGAGCCGGTCACCGGTACCGTCATCGAGGTCGTCAAGGGCGGCCTCATCCTCGACATCGGTCTGCGCGGCTTCCTGCCGGCCTCCCTCGTCGAGATGCGTCGCGTCCGCGACCTGGATCCGTACATCGGCCAGGAGCTCGAGGCCAAGATCATCGAGCTGGACAAGCACCGCAACAACGTGGTCCTGTCCCGCCGAGCATGGCTCGAGCAGACCCAGTCCGAGGTCCGCTCCGAGTT contains the following coding sequences:
- a CDS encoding class I SAM-dependent methyltransferase, whose translation is MTTPETSATQAAQANRSWWDGDAGRYHAEHATYLDGFHWCPEMLAEADARLLGDVSEASVLELGAGSAPCARWLAADGVGFVTAFDISREMLRHAGESEVALVQADAQALPYGEDSFDVVFSVFGALPFVPEVGPVLADVARVLRPGGRLVFSVNHPMRWIFPDDPGPEGLIAAIPYFEREYVETNDDGTVTYAEFHRTVGDWVRALVDAGFAVRDIVEPEWPKNLTQTWGQWSPLRGRIFPGTAIFVAELH